The Pyrococcus kukulkanii genome contains a region encoding:
- a CDS encoding MBL fold metallo-hydrolase — protein sequence MIEITFLGGGGGRFVTITQARATGGFFIRASKNIYVDPGPGALVRMWRYKIDPRKIDVLFISHRHTDHCNDAEVLVEGMTYGVTKKRGILIGSRSVVHGDENHTPALSKYHLDALEEVHTPNPGDRFKIGQEEMIITPSIHSDPTTIGFRLKTAYGDISYIPDTQYFDELVEWHEGARVLIASVTRPRDMRIPYHLCTEDIIYMLKAMKEKPEVLIMTHAGMKMHFAGPYKEAEFIQNITGIKTYVAKEGFRVTIRKEISVKTLRPARFV from the coding sequence ATGATAGAGATAACCTTTCTTGGCGGCGGTGGCGGAAGATTCGTCACGATAACACAGGCAAGGGCTACCGGGGGTTTCTTTATAAGGGCGAGTAAGAATATTTACGTTGATCCTGGGCCTGGAGCGTTAGTTAGGATGTGGAGGTACAAGATAGATCCCAGGAAGATCGACGTTCTCTTCATCTCCCACAGGCACACCGATCACTGCAACGATGCTGAGGTTTTAGTTGAGGGAATGACTTATGGAGTTACCAAGAAGAGGGGGATTTTAATTGGCTCAAGAAGCGTTGTTCATGGGGATGAGAACCACACTCCCGCATTAAGCAAGTATCACCTCGACGCCCTCGAGGAGGTTCACACCCCAAATCCTGGGGACAGGTTCAAGATAGGGCAGGAGGAAATGATAATTACCCCCTCCATACATAGCGATCCGACGACGATAGGATTTCGCTTGAAGACGGCTTACGGGGATATATCTTACATTCCAGACACCCAGTACTTCGACGAGCTCGTCGAGTGGCACGAAGGGGCCAGGGTTTTAATAGCCTCAGTTACGAGGCCCAGGGACATGAGAATCCCCTATCACCTATGCACTGAGGATATAATTTACATGCTGAAGGCCATGAAGGAAAAACCTGAAGTATTGATAATGACTCACGCAGGGATGAAAATGCACTTCGCGGGCCCCTATAAGGAGGCCGAGTTCATTCAGAACATCACGGGGATTAAAACGTACGTTGCCAAGGAGGGCTTCAGGGTCACGATTAGGAAGGAAATCAGCGTGAAAACATTAAGACCTGCAAGGTTCGTTTAA
- a CDS encoding ATPase, translating into MLPKAETFIEKFRLESSLRALERVKDELPQEAYLRLKHLAESRLYGKDFSREPLKFRIAVAYSGGSDSSATVKVLSWAGFKVIPITARLPQMGEKTLGRVRSQGAVLVEVPGYMEEMRRLMEKRAPICGRCHSMVMSAVERKARELGIKVVASGDMLSVGSGSIYKKDGMIVLNLPAFLALNKAQLLEILGWKEYELKFGCPLWREAVKRAPIMKRFAIQRILRELRAGVLTEEMAKELIMDVLRA; encoded by the coding sequence ATGCTTCCAAAGGCAGAAACCTTCATCGAGAAGTTCAGGCTTGAATCAAGCTTGAGGGCTCTTGAGAGGGTGAAAGATGAGTTACCCCAGGAAGCCTATCTCCGGCTAAAGCACCTTGCCGAGTCCAGGCTTTATGGAAAAGACTTCTCGCGGGAACCTTTGAAATTTAGGATTGCCGTTGCCTACTCTGGAGGAAGTGACAGCTCAGCAACCGTTAAGGTACTTAGCTGGGCTGGATTTAAGGTGATTCCAATTACAGCAAGGCTACCCCAGATGGGAGAGAAAACCCTTGGAAGGGTGAGATCCCAGGGAGCAGTTCTAGTGGAAGTCCCAGGATACATGGAAGAAATGAGAAGGCTCATGGAGAAGAGGGCTCCAATCTGCGGCAGATGTCACTCAATGGTCATGAGCGCTGTTGAACGGAAAGCTAGAGAGCTGGGCATAAAAGTTGTCGCAAGTGGAGACATGCTGAGCGTTGGTAGCGGCTCCATCTATAAAAAAGATGGCATGATCGTGCTTAATCTGCCGGCTTTTTTGGCACTAAACAAGGCACAACTCTTGGAGATCCTTGGTTGGAAGGAGTACGAGCTCAAGTTTGGTTGCCCCCTATGGAGGGAAGCCGTGAAGAGGGCTCCGATAATGAAGAGGTTTGCAATCCAGAGAATACTGAGGGAGTTGAGAGCAGGTGTTTTGACTGAGGAAATGGCAAAAGAACTTATAATGGACGTTCTTAGGGCTTAA
- the eno gene encoding phosphopyruvate hydratase → MENPYEITAVVAREILDSRGNPTVEVDVYTNVGMGRAAVPSGASTGTHEAIELRDGGKRYHGKGVRRAVENVNKIIAPELIGMDVRWQREIDTLLLELDGTENKSNLGANAILAVSLAVAKAAADSLDLPLYRYIGGANAYVLPVPLSNVINGGVHAGNELDFQEFMIMPIGADSFREAIRWVSETYHVLKKVIMEKYGKNAVNVGDEGGFAPPMKEVTEPLDVLVEAIEEAGYKPGDEIALALDAASSEFFNAEIGKYVVGGKEYTREELLELYKELTSTYPIVSIEDPFHEEDWEGFVMITKELGKKVQIVGDDLFVTNPKRLVKGIQMGAANALLLKVNQIGTLSEAIDAAYTAFRAGYGVVVSHRSGETEDSTIADLAVALNAGQIKTGAPARSDRNAKYNQLIRIEEELEGVAIYAGKKFRKVFF, encoded by the coding sequence ATGGAGAATCCTTACGAGATTACCGCAGTTGTAGCAAGGGAAATACTTGACAGCAGGGGAAACCCAACCGTTGAAGTTGATGTTTACACTAACGTCGGCATGGGAAGAGCTGCGGTGCCAAGCGGAGCGTCAACTGGAACCCACGAGGCCATTGAGCTAAGGGATGGTGGAAAGAGATATCATGGAAAGGGTGTTAGGAGGGCAGTGGAGAACGTGAACAAGATCATTGCCCCTGAGCTTATTGGAATGGATGTGAGGTGGCAGAGGGAAATTGACACCCTCCTCCTAGAGCTCGATGGAACCGAGAACAAGAGCAACCTTGGAGCGAACGCAATCCTCGCGGTTTCTTTGGCGGTGGCAAAGGCCGCAGCTGACTCCCTAGACCTTCCGCTGTACAGGTACATAGGCGGCGCAAACGCCTACGTTTTACCGGTTCCACTAAGTAACGTCATAAATGGTGGAGTTCACGCTGGAAACGAGCTCGACTTCCAAGAGTTTATGATAATGCCCATTGGCGCTGATTCATTCAGGGAGGCAATAAGGTGGGTATCCGAGACTTACCACGTCCTCAAGAAGGTAATCATGGAGAAGTACGGCAAGAACGCAGTTAACGTTGGTGACGAGGGAGGATTTGCCCCCCCGATGAAGGAAGTGACCGAGCCCTTGGACGTTCTCGTAGAGGCCATTGAGGAGGCAGGATACAAGCCTGGGGATGAAATAGCCTTGGCCCTAGATGCGGCATCAAGCGAGTTCTTTAACGCCGAGATTGGCAAGTACGTTGTTGGGGGTAAGGAGTACACGAGGGAAGAGCTCCTCGAACTCTACAAGGAGCTGACTTCAACATATCCGATAGTCTCAATTGAAGATCCATTCCACGAGGAGGACTGGGAAGGTTTCGTCATGATAACCAAGGAGCTCGGAAAGAAGGTGCAGATAGTAGGTGACGATCTCTTCGTTACAAATCCAAAGAGGCTCGTCAAGGGAATCCAGATGGGTGCAGCTAACGCACTTCTGCTGAAGGTTAACCAGATAGGAACCCTAAGCGAGGCCATTGATGCAGCCTACACTGCATTCAGGGCAGGCTACGGGGTTGTAGTTTCTCACAGATCTGGAGAGACTGAGGATTCAACGATAGCTGATCTCGCAGTTGCCCTAAACGCGGGTCAGATCAAGACCGGAGCTCCTGCAAGGAGTGATAGGAACGCGAAGTACAATCAGCTCATAAGAATCGAAGAGGAGCTCGAGGGAGTCGCAATCTATGCCGGGAAGAAGTTCAGAAAGGTTTTCTTCTGA
- a CDS encoding Maf family nucleotide pyrophosphatase, with translation MIILASASPRRREILEKFFDIKVVPSNVNEESHIKTPEKRVVEIARRKALSVSLKYPNGTIVAADTVVVFENNILGKPRDESEARKMLRMLSGRVHKVITGYCIIHRGKSIESYEVTEVKFRELDEELIEWYIKTGEWRDKAGAYGIQGYASVFVERIKGDYYNVVGLPIKVVVELMKLGIKPKT, from the coding sequence ATGATAATCTTAGCCTCTGCAAGTCCAAGGAGGAGGGAAATCCTTGAGAAGTTCTTCGACATAAAGGTTGTTCCAAGTAATGTGAATGAAGAAAGTCACATCAAAACACCAGAGAAAAGAGTGGTTGAGATAGCTAGAAGGAAGGCGCTCTCTGTATCCCTAAAGTACCCTAACGGGACAATAGTTGCCGCTGACACAGTAGTAGTTTTTGAAAATAATATCCTGGGAAAGCCCAGAGATGAAAGTGAAGCTCGAAAAATGCTTAGAATGCTAAGTGGAAGGGTGCACAAAGTTATCACGGGCTATTGCATAATTCACAGAGGAAAGAGCATAGAGAGTTATGAAGTCACGGAAGTGAAGTTCAGGGAGTTAGACGAGGAACTCATCGAGTGGTACATCAAAACGGGCGAATGGAGGGACAAGGCTGGGGCTTATGGGATTCAGGGCTATGCCTCGGTATTCGTTGAGCGGATCAAAGGGGACTACTATAATGTTGTCGGTTTGCCAATTAAAGTAGTTGTTGAACTGATGAAGCTCGGCATCAAACCAAAGACATGA
- a CDS encoding 50S ribosomal protein L44e, protein MKYPKQIRTYCPFCKRHTIHKVEKVKKRPRSELSAGQRRFRRILKGYGGFPRPKPEGREKPVKKLDLRFRCTVCGKAHTRGKGFRVKRFELVEV, encoded by the coding sequence ATGAAGTATCCAAAGCAAATAAGAACCTACTGCCCGTTTTGTAAGAGGCACACCATTCACAAGGTCGAGAAGGTAAAGAAGAGGCCAAGGAGCGAGCTTAGTGCTGGCCAGAGGAGGTTCAGGAGAATCCTTAAGGGCTACGGAGGATTCCCAAGACCAAAACCAGAGGGAAGAGAGAAGCCAGTGAAGAAGCTTGATTTAAGGTTCAGGTGCACTGTCTGCGGAAAGGCCCATACGAGAGGTAAGGGCTTCAGGGTAAAGAGGTTCGAGCTCGTGGAGGTGTGA
- a CDS encoding 30S ribosomal protein S27e — protein MPKNIIPMPRSRFLRVKCIDCGNEQIVFSHPATRVRCLVCGATLVEPTGGKGIVKAKILEVLE, from the coding sequence TTGCCCAAGAACATTATTCCAATGCCAAGGTCAAGATTCCTCAGGGTTAAGTGCATTGACTGCGGCAATGAGCAGATAGTCTTCAGCCACCCCGCAACTAGGGTTAGGTGCTTGGTCTGTGGAGCAACCCTCGTTGAGCCAACGGGCGGAAAGGGAATAGTAAAGGCTAAGATCCTTGAAGTTCTAGAGTGA
- a CDS encoding 6-pyruvoyl trahydropterin synthase family protein: protein MRVIRKIYWSKDFDSSHFLVLPYESKCLRIHGHTYKVEVEIEGEVNENGMIFDFNHLSELAKLLDHRLIVSEKWIKENGETIIIEKNGKKLELPKSEVVVIDKSNVTAEYLAEWFAEKILEKAGKNIREIKVKVWEDPRSYAEITLELQGS, encoded by the coding sequence ATGAGGGTAATTAGGAAAATTTATTGGAGCAAAGACTTCGACAGTAGCCATTTCCTTGTTCTGCCTTACGAAAGTAAATGCCTTCGGATCCATGGGCACACGTACAAGGTCGAGGTGGAGATCGAGGGTGAGGTCAACGAGAATGGGATGATATTTGACTTCAATCACCTCTCAGAATTAGCCAAATTGCTAGATCATAGGCTGATAGTTAGCGAAAAGTGGATTAAAGAAAACGGGGAGACCATTATTATCGAAAAAAACGGTAAAAAGCTTGAACTACCAAAGAGTGAAGTCGTTGTTATTGACAAGTCAAATGTCACCGCAGAGTACCTAGCAGAGTGGTTCGCCGAGAAAATTTTAGAAAAAGCCGGTAAAAACATTAGGGAAATTAAGGTAAAAGTGTGGGAAGATCCGAGGAGCTACGCCGAGATCACTCTAGAACTTCAAGGATCTTAG
- the hxlAB gene encoding bifunctional 3-hexulose-6-phosphate synthase/6-phospho-3-hexuloisomerase, producing the protein MILQVALDLTDIEQAISIAEKAARGGAHWLEVGTPLIKKEGMRAVELLKRRFPDRKIVADLKTMDTGALEVEMAARHGADVVSILGVADDKTIKDALAVARKYGVKVMVDLIGVKDKVKRAKELEKMGVHYILVHTGIDEQAQGKSPLEDLEKVVKAVKVPVAVAGGLNLETIPKVIELGATIIIVGSAITKAKDPEEVTRRIIDLFWDEYMKTIRKAMKDITEHVEEVADKLKLEEVRGLVDAMIGANKIFIYGAGRSGLVGKAFAMRLMHLDFNVYVVGETITPAFEPGDLLIAISGSGETKTIVDAAEIAKQQGGKVVAITSYKDSTLGKLADVVVEIPGRTKTDLPTDYIARQMLTQYKWTAPMGTLFEDSTMIFLDGIIALLMATFQKTEKEMRKKHATLE; encoded by the coding sequence ATGATCCTCCAAGTTGCTCTCGATTTAACCGACATAGAGCAGGCCATTTCTATCGCAGAAAAAGCTGCTCGTGGCGGTGCTCACTGGCTCGAGGTTGGAACTCCCCTTATAAAGAAGGAGGGAATGAGGGCCGTTGAGCTCTTGAAGAGAAGGTTCCCAGACAGGAAGATTGTTGCGGACTTAAAAACAATGGACACCGGCGCACTTGAGGTTGAAATGGCCGCAAGACATGGGGCAGATGTTGTTTCAATACTTGGAGTTGCCGATGATAAGACTATAAAGGATGCCCTTGCGGTTGCGAGGAAGTACGGGGTAAAGGTCATGGTTGACCTTATAGGAGTCAAGGATAAGGTTAAGAGGGCCAAGGAACTTGAAAAGATGGGAGTTCACTATATCCTAGTTCACACTGGAATAGACGAGCAGGCCCAGGGTAAATCACCGCTTGAAGATCTAGAGAAGGTCGTAAAAGCCGTTAAAGTTCCAGTTGCGGTTGCAGGCGGATTAAATTTAGAGACAATTCCAAAGGTTATTGAGCTTGGAGCGACAATAATCATCGTGGGAAGCGCGATAACCAAGGCCAAGGATCCTGAAGAAGTCACAAGGAGAATAATCGACTTATTCTGGGATGAGTACATGAAGACGATAAGGAAAGCCATGAAGGACATAACCGAGCACGTTGAAGAGGTCGCCGATAAGCTGAAACTTGAGGAGGTAAGAGGGCTAGTAGACGCTATGATCGGGGCAAACAAGATATTCATCTATGGGGCTGGGAGGAGCGGCCTAGTTGGTAAGGCATTTGCCATGAGGCTGATGCACCTTGACTTTAACGTTTACGTTGTTGGTGAAACTATAACCCCAGCCTTTGAGCCTGGAGACCTTTTGATAGCAATCAGCGGTTCCGGTGAGACCAAGACCATAGTGGATGCAGCTGAAATAGCAAAGCAACAGGGAGGGAAGGTTGTTGCGATAACTTCCTATAAGGACTCAACACTAGGCAAACTCGCTGATGTCGTTGTTGAAATTCCTGGGAGGACGAAGACTGATTTACCGACAGACTACATAGCAAGGCAGATGCTTACCCAGTACAAGTGGACCGCCCCAATGGGAACGCTATTTGAGGACTCAACGATGATATTCCTCGATGGTATCATCGCTCTATTGATGGCAACCTTCCAGAAGACTGAGAAGGAGATGAGGAAGAAGCACGCAACTCTCGAGTAA
- a CDS encoding TIGR02253 family HAD-type hydrolase, which yields MVKAVFFDIDGTLLTEWPLIMTILPRVYWEISRKLGIPVYKAREIFLREIEVRKGTYDWHDWNFFFRKFDIPYRFEDLIEEYPHKVELYPGVKELLEDLAEKYILGVITSGPRYQRKKLEVTGILDYFDVVVTRDDANAIKPNPRIFIMALERAGVRPGDAVMVGDNLEQDILGARAVGMKGVWINQRGENGFNVPHVEIRSISELKRALEVLENEEDI from the coding sequence ATGGTGAAGGCCGTGTTTTTTGATATCGATGGAACCTTGCTAACGGAGTGGCCCCTAATAATGACGATACTCCCCAGGGTATACTGGGAGATAAGCAGAAAGCTCGGAATTCCAGTCTACAAAGCGAGAGAGATCTTTCTCAGGGAGATAGAGGTGAGGAAGGGAACGTACGACTGGCACGACTGGAATTTCTTCTTCCGTAAATTTGACATCCCATACAGGTTTGAAGATCTTATTGAGGAGTATCCCCACAAGGTAGAGTTATACCCTGGGGTCAAAGAGTTACTTGAGGACTTGGCAGAGAAGTACATTCTTGGGGTGATAACCAGCGGGCCGAGATACCAGAGGAAAAAGTTGGAAGTTACCGGGATACTTGACTACTTCGATGTAGTCGTTACGAGGGACGATGCAAATGCCATAAAGCCTAACCCTAGGATATTCATAATGGCCCTCGAAAGGGCAGGAGTAAGACCAGGAGATGCAGTCATGGTTGGTGACAACTTGGAGCAGGACATACTAGGGGCCAGAGCCGTAGGCATGAAGGGGGTATGGATAAATCAAAGGGGTGAGAATGGTTTTAATGTTCCCCACGTTGAGATAAGATCAATAAGTGAACTGAAGAGAGCTCTGGAGGTGCTTGAAAATGAAGAAGATATTTGA
- a CDS encoding glutamate cyclase domain-containing protein, producing MIDHLIATDIGGRGVQELYFRYKALRPKYMDNATDILLSSKDVLIVADFPIPPSMIPETDGPPGALALALALNEVGKKATILTEDTIADALKEFYSDVTTEIPRKEFSCLVSVETPGRARDGKYYSFSGMEIKVRPYDELFIGATVPTIGIGDGGNEIGMGNLNLEGKYYSTVKTTELIVAGVSNWGAYGLVANLSIREGVNLLKDYDEVEVVKALVNAGAIDGISKKREVSVDGLPMGIHSKILDLLRGIVEFKIH from the coding sequence GTGATTGATCATCTAATAGCCACAGACATAGGGGGCAGAGGAGTTCAGGAGCTGTACTTCAGGTACAAGGCCCTTAGGCCGAAGTACATGGACAACGCAACCGATATACTACTCTCCTCAAAGGACGTGCTGATAGTTGCCGATTTTCCAATCCCTCCCTCAATGATTCCCGAGACGGATGGCCCCCCTGGGGCTCTTGCCTTAGCTTTGGCACTAAATGAAGTGGGCAAGAAGGCAACGATACTCACGGAAGATACAATTGCAGATGCACTGAAAGAGTTCTACTCAGACGTTACCACTGAAATTCCAAGGAAGGAATTTTCTTGTCTAGTTAGCGTTGAAACTCCAGGAAGGGCGCGTGATGGCAAGTACTACTCCTTTTCCGGGATGGAGATTAAGGTCAGGCCGTACGATGAGCTCTTCATTGGAGCTACAGTCCCAACGATAGGAATTGGAGATGGAGGCAATGAGATCGGTATGGGCAACTTAAACCTCGAAGGGAAGTACTACTCAACGGTCAAGACTACCGAACTAATAGTTGCAGGCGTCTCTAACTGGGGGGCTTACGGCCTAGTTGCCAATCTGTCGATAAGGGAGGGTGTCAATCTCCTTAAGGATTATGACGAAGTTGAAGTCGTTAAGGCCCTTGTCAACGCTGGAGCCATAGACGGGATAAGCAAGAAGAGGGAAGTCAGCGTAGATGGTCTCCCTATGGGCATACATTCAAAAATTCTTGATCTCCTGAGGGGGATCGTCGAATTCAAAATTCACTAA
- a CDS encoding HD domain-containing protein: protein MLEDILEKYFDEIPPSVIRAWKFAKEMLGEGSHGLSHTLRVLKLSLYIGSQEGADLEVLALASLLHDVARPLEDKGAIEDHAKESAKIAGEVLKGHPKVREVVHAIEAHRFSNKIRPKTLEAKILSDADKIDALGAVGVARVFMYSGEHGRSIEDSIKHFKEKILKLKDLMYTDTGKRIAQERHKFVEMFLKQLEKELSEF, encoded by the coding sequence ATGCTTGAAGATATCTTGGAAAAGTACTTTGATGAAATACCTCCCTCAGTAATTAGGGCATGGAAGTTTGCCAAGGAAATGCTTGGAGAAGGAAGCCATGGGCTTTCACACACTTTAAGGGTTCTAAAGCTCTCTCTGTACATTGGAAGTCAGGAGGGAGCGGATTTAGAAGTCTTAGCACTGGCTAGCTTATTACATGATGTCGCTAGGCCACTGGAAGATAAAGGAGCTATTGAAGACCATGCAAAGGAGAGCGCAAAGATTGCTGGCGAAGTTCTTAAGGGACATCCGAAGGTTAGGGAAGTTGTCCACGCGATAGAGGCTCACCGCTTTTCAAATAAAATTAGACCCAAGACGTTAGAGGCAAAGATCCTTAGTGACGCCGACAAGATTGACGCCCTGGGAGCTGTCGGTGTCGCTAGGGTTTTCATGTACTCAGGGGAACATGGGAGGAGTATAGAGGATTCAATAAAGCACTTCAAAGAGAAAATCCTTAAGCTTAAGGACTTGATGTACACGGACACTGGAAAGAGGATAGCTCAGGAGAGGCACAAGTTTGTCGAGATGTTCCTTAAGCAATTAGAAAAAGAGCTTAGTGAATTTTGA
- a CDS encoding GNAT family N-acetyltransferase has translation MSEIKIERLKSLDEKTLNELIRVYMEGYKGLEEYGGEGEDYARNYILWCWKRAPDGFFVAKIGDKIVGFIVCDKDWFSKYEGKIVGAIHEFVVDKSYQGKGIGKRLLITCLDFLRKFNDTIELWVGEKNYGAMKLYEKFGFKKVGRSGIWIRMLKQNL, from the coding sequence ATGAGCGAAATCAAGATAGAGAGGCTAAAGTCACTCGACGAGAAAACACTAAATGAATTAATAAGAGTTTATATGGAAGGGTACAAGGGGCTTGAGGAGTACGGTGGTGAGGGTGAAGATTACGCCAGGAATTACATCTTATGGTGCTGGAAAAGGGCCCCTGATGGCTTCTTTGTCGCCAAAATTGGAGATAAGATAGTCGGATTTATTGTTTGCGACAAGGATTGGTTTAGCAAGTACGAAGGAAAAATCGTAGGAGCAATTCATGAGTTCGTCGTTGATAAATCCTACCAGGGCAAGGGAATTGGGAAAAGGCTGTTGATTACCTGTTTGGATTTCTTAAGGAAGTTTAATGACACAATAGAGCTTTGGGTTGGTGAGAAGAATTATGGAGCAATGAAGCTTTACGAGAAGTTCGGATTTAAGAAGGTTGGGAGAAGTGGGATTTGGATTAGGATGCTCAAGCAAAATTTATAA
- a CDS encoding winged helix-turn-helix domain-containing protein, with amino-acid sequence MSKRVKVITDPEVIKVTLEDTRRKILQLLRNKEMTISQLSEILGKTPQTIYHHIEKLKEAGLVEVKRTEMKGNLVEKYYGRTADVFYINLYLGDEELRYFARSRLKTKLDIFKRLGYKFNDEELLDIMDKMLMKEHEVKVKISKEMEQKEEELRDFSNEDIIHAVEWLAMAELGRDEEYIELLKRLSRILKR; translated from the coding sequence ATGAGCAAGAGAGTGAAAGTCATCACAGACCCAGAAGTCATTAAGGTCACGCTCGAAGACACCAGGAGAAAGATACTTCAACTACTTAGGAATAAAGAGATGACAATCTCTCAACTCAGCGAAATTCTTGGAAAAACACCCCAAACTATATATCATCATATCGAGAAGTTGAAGGAAGCTGGGCTTGTTGAAGTGAAGAGAACAGAAATGAAAGGAAACTTGGTTGAGAAATACTATGGGAGAACTGCAGACGTGTTCTATATAAATCTCTACTTGGGTGATGAGGAACTCCGGTATTTTGCAAGATCAAGGCTGAAGACAAAGCTCGATATTTTTAAAAGACTTGGATACAAATTTAACGACGAAGAACTTCTTGATATAATGGACAAGATGCTCATGAAAGAGCACGAAGTCAAAGTCAAAATCTCTAAAGAGATGGAGCAGAAAGAAGAGGAACTTAGAGACTTCTCGAATGAGGACATAATACATGCGGTTGAATGGCTTGCAATGGCCGAGTTAGGTAGGGATGAGGAATATATAGAATTACTTAAAAGACTAAGTCGTATCTTAAAAAGGTGA
- a CDS encoding DUF211 domain-containing protein — translation MAKGIRLLVLDVLKPHQPLVTELALGLSELEGVEGVNITLVEIDKETENVKITIVGDNLNYDEIVRTIEEFGGVVHSIDMVAAGKRIVEEGETPQDKLEEY, via the coding sequence ATGGCGAAAGGTATAAGATTACTTGTCTTGGATGTTCTCAAACCCCATCAACCCCTCGTCACAGAATTGGCACTAGGACTAAGTGAGCTAGAAGGGGTCGAAGGAGTTAACATTACACTTGTAGAAATTGACAAAGAGACTGAAAACGTTAAGATAACAATAGTTGGAGACAACCTTAATTATGACGAGATCGTTAGAACGATAGAGGAATTTGGGGGAGTAGTTCATAGCATCGACATGGTTGCTGCCGGTAAGAGGATAGTTGAGGAAGGTGAGACTCCTCAAGACAAGTTGGAGGAGTACTAA
- a CDS encoding ArsR/SmtB family transcription factor — protein sequence MCRKDVMIISDPKQLKALSDQTRMKILGLLRNHPMTISEIAQALGKDRSTIYRHIKALEEAGLVEEVEKLGNETVYGRVALLFLVRVGPSKDVEEFRRTYLIRETAKLISVLERVGIKIKDKEKFSSILKNVFNAIEIDSQPLIEKIAKVDLDEITLIHFLNFLTFLYSHKYVEESRELLKLLDI from the coding sequence ATGTGTAGGAAAGACGTGATGATAATTTCAGATCCAAAACAATTGAAGGCTCTTTCAGATCAAACAAGAATGAAAATCCTTGGCCTTCTTCGGAATCATCCTATGACGATATCTGAAATTGCCCAGGCTCTTGGTAAGGATAGATCAACGATATATCGACACATAAAAGCCCTTGAAGAAGCTGGCCTCGTTGAAGAGGTGGAAAAATTAGGAAACGAAACAGTTTATGGAAGGGTAGCCTTGCTTTTTCTAGTTAGAGTAGGGCCTAGTAAGGATGTTGAAGAGTTCAGAAGGACTTATTTGATTAGAGAAACGGCAAAACTTATCAGTGTTCTTGAAAGAGTAGGGATTAAGATTAAAGACAAAGAAAAGTTTTCGAGTATCCTCAAAAATGTGTTTAACGCTATAGAAATTGACTCACAGCCCCTAATAGAGAAGATAGCCAAGGTTGATCTGGATGAAATAACCCTAATCCATTTTTTAAATTTCCTAACTTTCCTATATTCTCATAAGTACGTGGAGGAGTCAAGGGAATTACTTAAATTATTGGATATTTAA